A stretch of Pseudomonas sp. LRP2-20 DNA encodes these proteins:
- a CDS encoding HAD-IA family hydrolase yields MKPEPEIFQLLLRRYGLDPSRTLFIDDVQKNVDAAKEQGMQALRFVDAQQLRQALAELDVPGVK; encoded by the coding sequence ATGAAGCCCGAGCCCGAGATTTTCCAGTTGCTGCTTCGTCGATACGGGCTCGACCCTTCGCGCACGCTGTTCATCGACGACGTGCAGAAGAACGTGGACGCGGCGAAAGAGCAGGGGATGCAAGCCTTGCGCTTTGTCGACGCGCAGCAGCTGCGCCAGGCATTGGCCGAGCTGGATGTGCCGGGCGTGAAGTAG
- a CDS encoding MFS transporter: MPSVSQASHGLPEHDQQSVKQQWLAILSVAVGAFALVTSEFLPVGVLNDVASDLGISAGHAGLMVTLPGIMAALAAPLLSVGIGAMDRRYLLIGLTLIMIIANSVVAYASDFSLLLFGRVLLGISIGGFWATAIALSGRLAPKGVSVARATSIIMAGVTLATVLGVPVGTWLSGLMGWRMTFLVTALLGVPVLLAQLFLLPRLNPDKAIHIRDLPALFINPQARVGLIAVLLIGLAHFAAYTYVAPFFKQSSGFDGQTIGSLLLLYGVAGVIGNLFAGYAANQSVRHTLMLVAVMIGVSTALFPYFATGLTGAAMLIALWGFAFGAFPACSSIWMFVVAPKDVERGMPLFVAMFQVIIALGSFFGGRIVDQLGSSVLLSLATALVGCGFVTVLVLGRNVSNSLAAQAG, from the coding sequence ATGCCAAGCGTCAGTCAGGCCTCCCACGGCCTTCCCGAACATGATCAACAAAGCGTCAAGCAGCAGTGGCTGGCGATCCTCTCGGTCGCGGTGGGCGCCTTCGCCCTGGTCACCAGCGAGTTTCTGCCGGTGGGCGTACTCAACGATGTCGCCAGCGACCTGGGCATCAGCGCCGGCCATGCCGGGCTGATGGTGACCCTGCCCGGCATCATGGCGGCCCTCGCCGCGCCGCTGCTGTCGGTGGGCATCGGCGCCATGGACCGGCGCTACCTGCTGATCGGCCTGACGCTGATCATGATCATCGCCAACTCGGTGGTGGCCTACGCCAGCGACTTCAGCCTGCTGCTGTTCGGCCGCGTGCTGCTGGGCATCAGCATCGGTGGCTTCTGGGCGACCGCCATCGCCCTCAGCGGCCGCCTGGCGCCCAAGGGCGTGAGCGTGGCCCGGGCCACCTCGATCATCATGGCCGGTGTGACCCTGGCGACCGTGCTGGGCGTGCCCGTGGGTACCTGGCTGAGCGGCCTGATGGGCTGGCGCATGACCTTCCTGGTCACCGCACTGCTCGGCGTGCCGGTACTGCTGGCGCAGCTGTTCCTGCTGCCGCGGCTCAACCCGGACAAGGCCATTCACATCCGTGACCTGCCGGCGCTGTTCATCAACCCGCAAGCCCGGGTCGGCCTGATCGCCGTGCTGCTGATCGGCCTGGCGCACTTTGCCGCGTACACCTATGTCGCGCCGTTCTTCAAGCAGAGCTCCGGCTTCGACGGGCAGACCATTGGCTCGCTGCTGCTGCTTTACGGCGTGGCCGGGGTGATCGGCAACCTGTTCGCCGGCTACGCCGCCAACCAGAGCGTGCGCCACACGCTGATGCTGGTGGCGGTGATGATCGGCGTCAGCACCGCACTGTTCCCCTACTTCGCCACCGGCCTGACCGGCGCGGCCATGCTGATCGCGCTGTGGGGCTTCGCCTTTGGCGCGTTCCCGGCCTGCTCCAGCATCTGGATGTTCGTGGTGGCGCCCAAGGATGTCGAACGCGGTATGCCACTGTTCGTGGCCATGTTCCAGGTGATCATCGCGCTGGGCTCGTTCTTTGGCGGGCGCATCGTCGATCAGCTGGGCAGCTCGGTGCTGTTGAGCCTGGCCACGGCCCTGGTGGGTTGTGGTTTTGTCACGGTGCTGGTGCTGGGGCGTAATGTGAGTAACAGCCTGGCGGCGCAGGCTGGCTGA
- a CDS encoding glycine zipper domain-containing protein, with translation MKYSSILLLSLGLLSGVASAGGNTEAGIGGALGGVLGSVVGQSIGGSTGSAIGAGLGGAAGGAVGANKHSRGEAAIGGALGAAGGNVVGRQMGGTTGSLIGAAAGGGVGGALGNHMGREYDDESGHHSRGRDYDDDDDDDRGWRGRHHDRGHHYGWRKHHRDWRDDD, from the coding sequence ATGAAGTACTCCTCGATTCTCTTGTTGTCCCTTGGCTTGCTGAGCGGCGTCGCATCGGCAGGCGGCAATACCGAAGCAGGCATAGGCGGCGCATTGGGCGGGGTATTGGGCTCGGTGGTCGGCCAGTCGATCGGTGGCAGCACCGGCTCGGCAATTGGCGCTGGCCTGGGTGGCGCCGCCGGTGGCGCGGTGGGGGCCAACAAGCACAGCCGTGGCGAAGCCGCCATTGGCGGCGCACTGGGCGCCGCCGGCGGCAACGTGGTGGGTCGCCAGATGGGCGGTACCACGGGCAGTTTGATTGGCGCGGCAGCCGGTGGCGGCGTGGGCGGTGCCCTGGGTAACCACATGGGCCGGGAATACGATGATGAAAGTGGCCACCATTCCCGTGGTCGTGACTATGACGATGATGACGACGATGATCGGGGCTGGCGTGGTCGCCACCACGACCGTGGCCATCACTATGGCTGGCGCAAGCATCACCGTGACTGGCGCGACGACGACTGA
- a CDS encoding DUF2251 domain-containing protein — MPAYLAAQNELLVGDGLVVEAPAGEGPYVVVFEDDEETGYFYALDTSGAGNPIQNALHIYDVESVSDRDKPSLVKIAWSEDHRKALLLINDYPHAVFDFEAKQGHCRTGFPLPMDNGWSHAGHEWDDSALRHFA; from the coding sequence ATGCCTGCCTATCTTGCTGCGCAGAACGAATTGCTCGTTGGGGACGGCCTGGTGGTCGAGGCGCCCGCCGGGGAAGGGCCCTATGTCGTGGTGTTCGAGGACGATGAAGAAACCGGCTATTTCTACGCCCTGGATACCTCAGGCGCCGGCAACCCCATCCAGAATGCGCTGCACATCTACGACGTGGAAAGCGTTTCTGACCGTGACAAGCCTTCGCTGGTCAAGATCGCCTGGTCCGAGGATCACCGCAAGGCGCTGCTGCTGATCAACGACTACCCGCATGCGGTTTTCGATTTCGAAGCCAAACAGGGGCATTGCCGTACCGGGTTCCCGCTGCCGATGGACAACGGCTGGTCGCACGCAGGCCATGAATGGGATGACAGCGCACTGCGGCATTTTGCCTGA
- a CDS encoding ABC transporter ATP-binding protein yields MFRTFERWLDPFPPDEVPPPPVGLLRFLWACTRGARGYILALALFSAGVSIYEAWLFSFLGQVVDLLSNWQAGGGVSAEESRVLWGVGLLLIASIVLVALRTLMQHQVLAINLPLRLRWDFHRLMLRQSLSFFSDEFSGRVTTKVMQTALAVREVLFTVIEIVPGIGVYFIAIIALAGGFAAKLMLPFIAWLALFGLAMLYFVPRLGKVGQEQAHARSSMTGRVSDAYTNITTVKLFSHSRREAHFARAAMEDFKQTGFRQMRLVSQFEIVNQALVVGLIFGAGGYALWLWHQGQVGTGAVAAITAMALRINGMSHWIMWQMTSLFENIGTVQDGMATLTRGPKVQDAPDAGVLQTRGGAVTFDNVSFNYNGERQVLDGLSLSIRPGEKVGLVGRSGAGKSTLINLLLRFYDVDRGEIRIDGQNIAHVTQDSLRSAIGMVTQDTSLLHRSIRDNIAYGRPEASEAQIQRAAINAQADGFIRQLSDRDGHSGYDTLVGERGIKLSGGQRQRIAIARVMLKNAPILLLDEATSALDSEVEVAIQESLDEMMQGKTVIAIAHRLSTIAAMDRLIVMDEGRIIEQGTHSELLAKNGTYARLWQHQSGGFLGEDQGVAEALE; encoded by the coding sequence ATGTTTCGTACCTTTGAACGCTGGCTCGACCCTTTCCCACCCGACGAGGTACCGCCACCCCCGGTCGGCCTGCTGCGTTTTCTGTGGGCCTGCACCCGCGGTGCCCGCGGCTACATCCTGGCACTGGCGCTGTTCAGTGCCGGCGTGTCGATCTACGAAGCCTGGCTGTTTTCCTTCCTCGGCCAGGTGGTGGACCTGCTCTCCAACTGGCAGGCCGGCGGTGGCGTGAGCGCAGAAGAAAGCCGCGTGCTGTGGGGCGTCGGCCTGCTGCTGATCGCCAGCATCGTGCTGGTGGCCTTGCGCACGCTGATGCAGCACCAGGTGCTGGCGATCAACCTGCCGCTGCGCCTGCGCTGGGACTTCCACCGGCTGATGCTGCGCCAGAGCCTGTCGTTCTTTTCCGACGAGTTTTCCGGCCGGGTCACCACCAAGGTGATGCAGACCGCGCTGGCCGTGCGTGAAGTGCTGTTCACGGTGATCGAGATCGTGCCGGGCATCGGTGTGTATTTCATCGCCATCATCGCCCTGGCCGGTGGCTTTGCCGCCAAGCTGATGCTGCCGTTCATTGCCTGGCTCGCGCTGTTCGGCCTGGCCATGCTGTATTTCGTACCACGCCTGGGCAAGGTCGGCCAGGAACAGGCCCATGCGCGCTCGTCGATGACCGGCCGCGTTTCCGACGCCTACACCAATATCACCACCGTGAAGTTGTTCTCGCACTCCAGGCGCGAGGCGCATTTCGCCCGGGCGGCGATGGAAGACTTCAAGCAGACCGGCTTTCGCCAGATGCGCCTGGTCAGCCAGTTCGAGATCGTCAACCAGGCGCTGGTGGTCGGGCTGATTTTCGGCGCCGGCGGCTACGCCCTGTGGTTGTGGCACCAGGGCCAGGTCGGTACCGGTGCGGTGGCCGCGATCACGGCCATGGCCCTGCGCATCAATGGCATGTCGCACTGGATCATGTGGCAGATGACCTCGCTGTTCGAGAACATCGGCACCGTGCAGGACGGCATGGCCACCCTCACCCGCGGGCCCAAGGTGCAGGACGCGCCGGATGCCGGCGTGCTGCAGACCCGCGGCGGCGCGGTGACCTTCGACAACGTCAGCTTCAACTACAACGGCGAGCGCCAGGTGCTCGATGGCCTGAGCCTGAGCATCCGCCCTGGCGAAAAGGTCGGCCTGGTGGGCCGCTCCGGTGCCGGCAAGTCGACGCTGATCAACCTGCTGCTGCGCTTCTATGACGTGGACCGCGGCGAGATCCGCATCGACGGGCAGAACATCGCCCACGTCACCCAGGACAGCCTGCGCAGCGCCATCGGCATGGTCACCCAGGACACCTCGCTGCTGCACCGCTCGATCCGCGACAACATCGCCTACGGCCGCCCCGAGGCCAGCGAGGCGCAGATCCAGCGTGCCGCCATCAACGCCCAGGCCGATGGCTTCATCCGCCAGCTCAGCGACCGCGACGGCCACAGCGGCTACGACACCCTGGTGGGCGAGCGCGGCATCAAGCTTTCAGGCGGCCAGCGGCAACGCATAGCCATCGCCCGGGTGATGCTCAAGAACGCCCCGATCCTGCTGCTGGACGAAGCCACCAGTGCCCTGGACTCGGAAGTCGAGGTGGCCATCCAGGAGAGCCTCGACGAGATGATGCAGGGCAAGACGGTGATCGCCATCGCCCACCGGCTGTCCACCATCGCCGCCATGGACCGGCTGATCGTGATGGATGAGGGGCGCATCATCGAGCAAGGTACCCATAGCGAACTGCTGGCGAAGAACGGCACCTATGCGCGGCTGTGGCAGCACCAGAGCGGTGGCTTCCTGGGTGAGGATCAGGGGGTGGCCGAGGCGCTGGAGTGA
- a CDS encoding sigma-70 family RNA polymerase sigma factor, whose amino-acid sequence MINDDLSQAYAEHNGWLKQWLYRRLGCSAQAADLAQDTFLRILQAQQKAGASLSLHRPRAYLATISRRLVYDHFRRQSLERAYLEMLAQLPELLALSAEEQWAMRETLQQLDTLLDTFKPVVRSVFLLVQLEGLSYIEVARRLGIGERTVKRHMANALEACILFDEDV is encoded by the coding sequence GTGATCAACGACGATCTCAGTCAGGCCTACGCCGAGCACAACGGATGGCTCAAGCAATGGCTCTACCGCCGGCTGGGCTGTTCGGCCCAGGCGGCCGATCTGGCGCAGGACACCTTCCTGCGCATCCTTCAGGCCCAGCAGAAGGCTGGCGCCAGCCTCAGCCTGCATCGGCCCCGGGCCTACCTGGCCACCATCAGCCGGCGCCTGGTCTACGACCATTTTCGCCGCCAGTCGCTGGAACGTGCCTACCTGGAAATGCTCGCGCAGCTGCCCGAGCTGTTGGCGCTGTCCGCCGAAGAACAGTGGGCCATGCGCGAGACCTTGCAGCAACTGGACACCCTGCTCGACACCTTCAAGCCGGTCGTGCGTTCGGTGTTCCTGCTGGTGCAGCTGGAAGGCCTGAGCTACATCGAAGTAGCGCGCCGCCTGGGCATTGGCGAGCGCACGGTCAAGCGGCACATGGCCAATGCGCTGGAAGCCTGCATCCTGTTCGACGAAGACGTCTGA
- a CDS encoding DUF2790 domain-containing protein, with translation MNRKAVYAACLFAALNVCTLAARAEAADNARDYTYGTQLDIKKVVSTSQDAAPTCGVVNARLTYLDSHDQTQVLNYRTLGDHCIGEN, from the coding sequence ATGAACCGCAAAGCCGTCTACGCCGCCTGCCTGTTTGCCGCCCTGAACGTCTGCACCCTGGCCGCCCGTGCCGAAGCCGCCGACAATGCCCGCGACTACACCTATGGCACCCAGCTGGACATCAAGAAAGTGGTGTCGACCAGCCAGGATGCAGCGCCGACCTGCGGGGTGGTGAACGCCCGCCTTACCTACCTCGACTCGCATGACCAGACCCAGGTGCTGAACTACCGCACCCTCGGTGACCACTGCATCGGTGAGAACTGA
- a CDS encoding isopenicillin N synthase family dioxygenase: MNTLPIIDIAPLYQHDPAARQAVARQIDAACRQWGFYYIKGHPIPAARIAELKAAAEDFFARPAEEKLRIDITRSAHHRGYGAIATEQLDPNRPSDLKETFDMGFHMSAEHPDVLAGKPLRGPNRHPAIAGWEALLQQHYQDMHALSLTLLRAMAEALGIEPDFFDQRFAEPISVLRMIHYPPRQAASSADQQGAGAHTDYGCITLLYQDNAGGLQVRSRDGQWIDAPPIEGTYVVNIGDMMARWSNDRYTSTPHRVISPLGVDRYSMPFFAEPHPDTEISCLPNCSGSDNPAKYPPVSCSAYMLSRFAETYAYRREAL, encoded by the coding sequence ATGAACACACTGCCCATCATCGACATCGCCCCGCTGTACCAGCACGACCCCGCCGCCCGCCAGGCCGTGGCCCGGCAGATCGACGCCGCCTGCCGGCAATGGGGCTTCTACTACATCAAGGGTCACCCGATCCCGGCCGCGCGCATCGCTGAGCTGAAAGCCGCCGCCGAAGACTTCTTCGCCCGCCCGGCCGAGGAAAAGCTGCGTATCGACATCACCCGCAGCGCCCACCACCGCGGCTATGGCGCCATCGCCACCGAGCAACTCGACCCGAACCGGCCGAGCGACCTGAAGGAGACCTTCGACATGGGTTTCCACATGAGTGCCGAGCACCCCGACGTGCTCGCCGGCAAACCGTTGCGCGGCCCGAACCGCCACCCGGCCATTGCCGGCTGGGAAGCGCTGCTGCAACAGCACTATCAGGACATGCACGCGCTGTCCCTGACCTTGCTGCGGGCCATGGCCGAGGCACTGGGCATCGAGCCGGACTTCTTCGACCAGCGTTTCGCCGAGCCGATCAGCGTGTTGCGCATGATCCACTACCCACCCCGCCAGGCCGCCAGCAGCGCCGACCAGCAAGGTGCTGGCGCGCACACCGACTACGGTTGCATCACCCTGCTGTATCAGGACAACGCCGGCGGCCTGCAAGTACGCAGCCGCGACGGCCAATGGATCGACGCGCCACCGATCGAAGGCACCTACGTGGTCAACATCGGCGACATGATGGCGCGCTGGAGCAACGACCGGTACACCTCCACGCCGCACCGGGTGATCAGCCCGCTGGGGGTGGACCGCTACTCGATGCCGTTCTTCGCCGAACCGCACCCGGACACCGAGATCAGCTGCCTGCCCAACTGCTCCGGCAGCGACAACCCGGCCAAGTACCCGCCGGTGTCATGCAGCGCCTACATGCTGTCGCGGTTTGCCGAGACCTATGCCTATCGCCGTGAAGCGCTGTGA
- a CDS encoding potassium transporter Kup encodes MLVAAVGVVYGDIGTSPLYTLKEVFAGHYGVQANSAGVLGVLSLVFWSLLWVVSLKYVLFILRADNQGEGGIMALTALAHRAAAPYKRLGRGLVLLGLFGAALFYGDSMITPAISVLSAVEGLQLAFDGIEHWVVPLAVVVLVALFLIQKHGTARIGILFGPIMVLWFVVLGALGVHGIVQRPEVLQALSPVWAVRFFILHPGMGVAILGAVVLALTGAEALYADMGHFGRKPIARAWFLLVLPGLVLNYFGQGALILGNPEAVRNPFYLLAPDWALLPMVGLATLATIIASQAVISGAFSMTRQAIQLGYVPRMFIQHTSSEEQGQIYVGMVNWALMVGVVLLVVGFESSGALAAAYGVAVTGTMLITTLLASAVVLLLWKAPRWLALPMLLALLLVDSLYFAANAPKIIQGGAFPVIAGVALFVLMTTWKRGRKIIVERLDEHSLPLELFIASLQAQPPHRVSGTAVFLSARPEAVPHALLHNLLHNQVLHEQVVLLTVLFEDEPRVSAGKRFEVEAFGDGFYRVSLHFGFMEEPNVPLALSRYPHADLEFGPMRTTYFLSRETVIAGKQKGMARWREHLFAFLLKNANSNLKYFQLPLNRVIELGTQVEM; translated from the coding sequence ATGCTCGTCGCCGCAGTCGGCGTGGTCTATGGCGATATCGGCACCAGCCCGTTGTACACCCTCAAGGAAGTGTTCGCCGGGCACTACGGCGTGCAGGCCAACAGCGCCGGTGTACTTGGCGTGCTGTCGTTGGTGTTCTGGTCACTGCTGTGGGTGGTGTCGCTCAAGTACGTGCTGTTCATCCTGCGTGCCGACAACCAGGGCGAGGGCGGCATCATGGCCTTGACGGCACTGGCGCACCGCGCGGCGGCACCCTACAAGCGGCTGGGCAGGGGGCTGGTGCTGCTCGGCCTGTTCGGCGCTGCACTGTTCTATGGCGACAGCATGATCACCCCGGCCATCTCGGTGTTGTCGGCCGTGGAAGGCTTGCAACTGGCCTTCGACGGCATCGAGCATTGGGTCGTGCCGCTGGCGGTGGTGGTGCTGGTGGCGCTGTTCCTCATCCAGAAGCACGGCACCGCACGCATCGGCATTCTGTTCGGGCCGATCATGGTGCTGTGGTTCGTGGTGCTCGGCGCGCTGGGCGTGCACGGCATCGTCCAGCGCCCGGAGGTGCTGCAGGCACTCAGCCCGGTGTGGGCGGTCAGGTTCTTCATCCTGCACCCAGGCATGGGCGTGGCGATTCTCGGCGCCGTGGTGCTGGCGCTGACCGGTGCCGAAGCGCTGTACGCCGACATGGGCCACTTCGGCCGCAAGCCCATTGCCCGTGCCTGGTTCCTGCTGGTGCTGCCGGGGCTGGTGCTGAACTACTTCGGCCAGGGGGCGTTGATCCTCGGTAACCCGGAGGCGGTGCGCAACCCGTTCTACCTGCTGGCGCCCGACTGGGCCCTGCTGCCGATGGTCGGGCTGGCCACGCTGGCCACCATCATCGCCTCCCAGGCGGTGATTTCCGGGGCGTTTTCCATGACCCGCCAGGCCATCCAGCTGGGCTATGTGCCGCGCATGTTCATCCAGCACACCTCCAGCGAGGAGCAGGGGCAGATCTACGTCGGCATGGTCAACTGGGCGCTGATGGTCGGCGTGGTGCTGCTGGTGGTCGGCTTCGAGTCGTCCGGGGCACTGGCGGCGGCCTATGGCGTGGCCGTGACCGGCACCATGCTGATCACCACGCTGCTGGCGTCGGCGGTGGTGCTGCTGCTGTGGAAGGCGCCGCGCTGGCTGGCGCTGCCGATGTTGCTGGCCTTGCTGCTGGTGGACAGCCTGTACTTTGCCGCCAACGCCCCGAAAATCATCCAGGGCGGCGCTTTCCCGGTCATCGCCGGGGTGGCGCTGTTCGTGCTGATGACCACCTGGAAGCGCGGGCGCAAGATCATCGTCGAACGGCTGGACGAGCATTCGCTGCCGCTGGAGCTGTTCATCGCCAGCTTGCAGGCGCAGCCGCCGCATCGCGTCAGCGGCACAGCGGTGTTCCTCTCCGCCCGCCCCGAGGCGGTGCCCCACGCCTTGCTGCACAACCTGCTGCACAACCAGGTGCTGCATGAGCAGGTGGTGCTGCTCACCGTGTTGTTCGAAGACGAGCCACGGGTCAGTGCCGGCAAGCGTTTCGAGGTCGAGGCCTTCGGCGACGGTTTCTACCGTGTGAGCCTGCACTTCGGCTTCATGGAAGAGCCCAACGTGCCGCTGGCCCTGAGCCGTTACCCCCATGCCGATCTCGAGTTCGGGCCGATGCGCACCACCTACTTCCTCAGCCGCGAGACGGTGATCGCCGGCAAGCAGAAGGGCATGGCCCGCTGGCGCGAGCACCTGTTCGCGTTCCTGCTGAAGAACGCCAACAGCAACCTCAAGTACTTCCAGTTGCCGCTGAACCGGGTGATCGAACTGGGCACCCAGGTGGAGATGTAA
- a CDS encoding DUF2314 domain-containing protein — MTEQMIYGVEGESQALKDAVASAQATFKFYWREMSWEARRIIKCLDMAAVKLSFMLDPDDPDIPVVENMWVRDVDFDGATVTGVLMNEPRWATAFKAGDPVSLPFAALNDWMYVRDGHVYGGFTVDALRSSMTDDERAGHDAAWGLGFGEPGTVEVAPAAEGQAPWRVSRALSHLADQQLLAQLEQGDHPMAVNMREKLEEALQQYPGMITDFDDGGWLLLHREVLAGNYPVVQALLRHGADPLATNSNGQTSLALAHEAGWPRIARLLQGEASDEPEPEVAKGFALWPVGLLLVAMALAWLYFLVVVPVSRAGVGQGAEVAGIWSFMGAVLVLSLGVVSSTGPWYFKLRQRTPLWGASRALDIGALLGVVLIAFALHDQVQRYVIAH; from the coding sequence ATGACGGAGCAGATGATCTATGGCGTCGAAGGCGAAAGCCAGGCGTTGAAGGACGCCGTGGCCAGTGCCCAGGCGACCTTCAAGTTCTACTGGCGGGAAATGTCGTGGGAGGCACGTCGCATCATCAAGTGCCTCGACATGGCGGCCGTCAAGTTGTCATTCATGCTTGATCCGGATGACCCGGACATCCCTGTGGTCGAAAACATGTGGGTCAGGGATGTCGACTTCGACGGTGCCACGGTCACCGGAGTGCTGATGAATGAGCCCCGCTGGGCTACCGCGTTCAAGGCAGGCGACCCGGTGTCGCTGCCTTTTGCAGCACTCAACGACTGGATGTACGTCCGGGATGGCCACGTCTATGGCGGTTTCACTGTCGATGCGTTGCGCAGCAGCATGACTGACGACGAGCGCGCCGGGCATGATGCCGCATGGGGGCTGGGCTTCGGTGAGCCAGGTACCGTCGAAGTGGCGCCCGCCGCCGAGGGCCAGGCGCCCTGGCGGGTGTCGCGGGCATTGAGCCACTTGGCCGACCAGCAGCTGCTGGCGCAGCTGGAGCAAGGCGACCATCCCATGGCCGTGAACATGCGCGAAAAACTCGAAGAGGCCTTGCAGCAGTACCCCGGCATGATCACCGATTTCGACGACGGCGGCTGGTTGCTCCTGCATCGGGAAGTGCTGGCGGGTAACTACCCGGTGGTACAGGCACTGTTGCGCCACGGGGCCGACCCGCTGGCAACCAACAGCAATGGCCAGACGTCGCTGGCACTTGCACATGAAGCCGGCTGGCCACGGATCGCGCGGTTGTTGCAAGGTGAAGCGAGCGATGAACCTGAGCCGGAGGTGGCCAAGGGCTTTGCGCTGTGGCCTGTCGGACTGCTGCTGGTCGCAATGGCGCTTGCGTGGCTCTACTTCCTGGTGGTCGTTCCAGTGAGCCGTGCGGGAGTGGGGCAAGGTGCAGAGGTGGCGGGCATCTGGAGCTTCATGGGTGCCGTGCTCGTGCTGAGCCTCGGGGTCGTCAGCAGCACCGGCCCCTGGTACTTCAAACTACGCCAGCGTACACCGTTGTGGGGGGCGAGTCGGGCATTGGACATTGGCGCCCTGCTGGGCGTAGTGCTGATTGCCTTTGCATTGCATGATCAGGTGCAACGCTACGTCATCGCCCACTAG
- a CDS encoding CAP domain-containing protein: protein MRQAARCSSFVSLCLVHFIPLFISPAQASGEGQLLAAINDYRAQPQRCEGRRTLNATPLALKANLALPVGYGGRLREGLQAAGYQAVKVRSIRLVGAQDAEQAFAMLRSDYCSALLDNQFADIGIRRARNEWQVVLARPVLDAQLGDERSASKALLMQVNAARAKPRLCGRQRFAAARPLTWNTALGTAAQRHSRAMANENFFAHRDRNGDLPADRAWDAGYRGRQIGENIAAGQGSPSKAMAGWLASPGHCANLMNPMFTQVGAAYVANARSDEGVYWTMVFGAP from the coding sequence ATGCGCCAAGCTGCCCGCTGCTCGTCGTTCGTCTCGCTGTGCCTGGTTCATTTCATCCCGCTGTTCATCAGCCCCGCACAAGCCAGCGGGGAAGGCCAATTGCTGGCGGCCATCAACGACTACCGCGCCCAGCCACAGCGCTGCGAAGGGCGCAGAACCCTGAACGCAACGCCACTGGCGTTGAAAGCGAACCTGGCGTTGCCGGTCGGCTACGGTGGCCGCTTGCGCGAAGGGTTGCAGGCCGCCGGCTATCAGGCGGTAAAGGTGCGCAGCATCCGCCTGGTCGGTGCGCAGGATGCCGAGCAAGCCTTTGCCATGCTGCGCAGCGATTACTGCTCAGCCCTGCTCGATAACCAGTTTGCCGATATCGGCATCCGCCGCGCCCGCAATGAGTGGCAGGTGGTGCTGGCGCGCCCCGTGCTCGACGCTCAGCTCGGCGATGAGCGTTCCGCGAGCAAGGCGCTACTGATGCAGGTCAATGCAGCACGGGCGAAGCCGCGCCTGTGTGGTCGCCAGCGCTTCGCGGCTGCACGTCCGCTCACCTGGAACACGGCCTTGGGAACAGCGGCGCAGCGGCACAGCCGGGCGATGGCCAACGAGAATTTCTTCGCGCACCGCGACCGCAACGGTGATCTGCCGGCAGATCGGGCGTGGGATGCCGGCTACCGTGGGCGTCAGATTGGCGAGAATATTGCCGCGGGCCAGGGCTCACCGAGCAAGGCGATGGCCGGCTGGCTGGCCAGCCCCGGGCATTGCGCCAACCTGATGAACCCGATGTTCACCCAGGTCGGCGCGGCCTATGTCGCGAACGCGCGCAGCGATGAGGGCGTGTATTGGACGATGGTGTTCGGGGCGCCTTGA